One genomic window of Eggerthella timonensis includes the following:
- a CDS encoding cytochrome c3 family protein, giving the protein MGMNRGTVQARSRRAAMATAVAVAATAFAIAGLLSACAPKQQQADASSGEGADAAITVAWSADMACSSCHAHEAQTESDTACLASKHEADSCESCHGTVESLAGAHANASADASMPTKLSKEHAVSEEACLACHGSWDELAAKSVDVTVLTDADGTTVNPHAMDRTGDHAAITCTSCHSVHEAETDQKELCLSCHHEDVFECRTCHE; this is encoded by the coding sequence ATGGGGATGAATCGCGGAACCGTGCAAGCTCGGAGCCGACGCGCCGCGATGGCGACGGCGGTGGCCGTGGCGGCGACGGCCTTCGCCATCGCGGGGCTGTTGAGCGCATGCGCGCCGAAACAGCAGCAGGCGGACGCTTCGTCCGGCGAAGGCGCAGACGCGGCGATCACGGTGGCGTGGTCGGCGGACATGGCGTGCTCGTCGTGCCATGCGCACGAAGCGCAGACGGAGTCCGACACGGCCTGCCTGGCGAGCAAGCACGAGGCGGATTCGTGCGAAAGCTGCCATGGGACGGTGGAGAGCCTTGCGGGCGCGCATGCGAACGCCTCGGCCGACGCATCCATGCCGACGAAGCTGAGCAAGGAGCACGCGGTAAGCGAGGAAGCATGCCTCGCCTGCCATGGAAGCTGGGACGAGCTGGCTGCGAAGAGCGTGGACGTGACGGTTCTCACCGATGCCGACGGCACGACGGTCAACCCGCACGCGATGGACCGAACAGGCGACCACGCCGCCATCACCTGCACGAGCTGCCATAGCGTGCACGAGGCCGAGACCGATCAGAAAGAGCTCTGCCTGAGCTGTCATCACGAGGACGTGTTCGAATGTCGAACATGCCACGAATAG
- a CDS encoding 4Fe-4S binding protein — MVEHDSCNDASTEHEQPSPAKGKPAVTRRTVLGMAGCGVAGLILGGALSRWGVAESAIASGRIEVSTTPTKMIVTDRGRCSGCQRCEMMCTLKNDGHVSQHTARVRVWENYNFGPSPDSPDGQFGDCQYTIQSCKQCAEPRCAAYCPVHAIYTDEETGARAIDAERCIGCGGCHSACPWNMPVVDPLTGVSTKCISCGRCADQCPNGAITFIDWKDIADEVLAKGLVSTVDA; from the coding sequence ATGGTTGAACACGATTCATGCAACGATGCCTCAACCGAGCACGAGCAGCCATCGCCCGCGAAGGGGAAGCCGGCCGTCACGCGCCGGACGGTCCTGGGCATGGCAGGGTGCGGCGTTGCGGGCTTGATACTGGGCGGAGCGCTCTCACGATGGGGCGTCGCCGAAAGCGCCATCGCATCGGGACGCATCGAGGTCAGCACCACGCCGACGAAGATGATCGTCACGGATCGCGGGCGCTGTTCGGGATGCCAGCGCTGCGAGATGATGTGCACGCTGAAGAACGACGGCCACGTATCCCAGCACACCGCCCGCGTGCGGGTGTGGGAGAACTACAACTTCGGCCCATCCCCCGATTCGCCCGACGGGCAATTCGGCGATTGCCAGTACACCATCCAAAGCTGCAAGCAGTGCGCCGAGCCGCGCTGCGCCGCGTACTGCCCCGTCCACGCCATCTACACCGACGAGGAGACGGGCGCGCGGGCCATCGACGCCGAACGCTGCATCGGATGCGGCGGCTGCCATTCGGCCTGCCCCTGGAACATGCCCGTCGTGGACCCGCTGACCGGCGTGTCCACGAAGTGCATCTCGTGCGGAAGATGCGCCGACCAATGCCCGAACGGGGCCATCACCTTCATCGACTGGAAAGACATCGCCGACGAAGTGCTTGCCAAGGGCCTCGTCTCGACGGTCGACGCGTAG
- a CDS encoding molybdopterin-containing oxidoreductase family protein — protein sequence MHTNLPTRRSFVGGAGALAAASLLTGCSSASHERLYGWTSPTSADAAAVPTVCGLCPEQCGLTALVKDGALTGLRGDGGHPFSRGRLCAAGYAYGDATYASDRIAEPMKRTASGSWEPIDWDEAIGDIAAALDAAAGTAGAESIALLHDGRAIAAAYGKRLMHALGSPNVFAADRTGREACANVLKRTIGASRYVPDAAHTAMILFVGQDPLGGTRPSLVATQTAAKENGGRLCRVSPYRSASDTLLDEWTPLAAGTELAFVLALCQVVVDEGRYDTSYLDASDEGFAAWKAELNEYRPAWAESLTGIPASDISRIALQLAEAAPAVSVVADGVSGRYANASATIRATALLNTLLGSWNREGGALVAPEAIFADPGFNALPDLPVPSAARLGDADYPLVSEAGASTMLVRGIEDGTVKSLFLFGDGCLDDPSVRAAGDGRFSQLDTCVFVGSVKPANDAGIGYLLPEPTPLESRGFPSLASGSVAIASLRAQAVDPVCPDARTIDAIVSDLASACGIGERFACSCDEVVAARLASVGLEPEDFAHVAFVPLPTQASVLQAGSIAFASDEFERAGLGQTARWIEPAVSPSSDQREFRLLTDCQSATFVEELAQTERLQSISRECGLDRLWMNVSAARDLGIEDGDAVTISTAAAEASETCIVHTTPCMHPKAVMLPSLTSAFATSLAAEPGFGTTARDETLVFISKGGAR from the coding sequence ATGCACACCAATCTGCCTACGAGGCGAAGCTTCGTCGGCGGCGCAGGCGCGCTCGCCGCAGCTTCGCTTCTGACGGGATGCTCAAGCGCGTCCCACGAACGCCTTTACGGATGGACGAGCCCGACGAGCGCCGACGCCGCCGCCGTGCCCACCGTCTGCGGCCTTTGCCCGGAACAATGCGGCCTCACTGCCTTGGTGAAAGACGGGGCGCTCACCGGCCTGCGCGGCGACGGAGGCCATCCTTTCAGCCGGGGCAGGCTCTGCGCCGCCGGTTACGCATACGGGGATGCGACGTACGCAAGCGATCGCATCGCCGAGCCGATGAAGCGGACCGCGAGCGGCTCGTGGGAGCCGATCGACTGGGACGAGGCGATCGGCGACATCGCCGCGGCGCTCGACGCCGCGGCAGGCACCGCAGGGGCCGAGAGCATCGCGCTGCTGCACGACGGACGAGCGATCGCCGCCGCGTACGGGAAGCGGCTCATGCACGCGCTCGGCTCGCCCAACGTGTTCGCCGCCGATCGCACGGGGCGGGAGGCGTGCGCGAACGTCTTGAAGCGGACGATCGGCGCGAGCCGGTACGTTCCCGACGCCGCGCATACCGCCATGATCCTGTTCGTCGGCCAAGACCCTCTGGGCGGAACGCGGCCCTCGCTCGTCGCGACCCAGACCGCCGCGAAGGAAAACGGCGGGCGGCTGTGCCGCGTCAGCCCCTATCGTTCGGCATCCGACACGCTGCTCGACGAATGGACGCCCCTCGCAGCGGGAACCGAGCTGGCGTTCGTCCTCGCGCTCTGCCAGGTCGTTGTCGACGAGGGACGCTACGATACCAGCTACCTCGATGCGTCCGACGAGGGGTTCGCGGCGTGGAAGGCCGAGCTCAACGAGTACCGCCCCGCCTGGGCGGAATCGCTCACCGGCATACCCGCAAGCGACATCTCGCGCATCGCGCTCCAGCTGGCCGAGGCCGCCCCGGCCGTCTCGGTGGTGGCGGACGGCGTTTCCGGACGCTATGCGAACGCGAGCGCGACGATTCGCGCGACCGCGCTGCTCAACACCCTCTTGGGAAGCTGGAACCGGGAAGGAGGGGCCCTCGTGGCACCCGAGGCGATCTTCGCCGACCCCGGCTTCAACGCCCTACCCGACCTTCCCGTCCCGTCCGCCGCGCGCCTCGGCGATGCCGACTACCCCCTAGTTTCCGAGGCGGGCGCGTCCACGATGCTCGTCCGAGGCATCGAAGACGGTACCGTCAAGAGCCTGTTCCTCTTCGGCGACGGGTGCCTCGACGATCCCTCGGTGCGAGCGGCGGGCGACGGGCGCTTCTCGCAGCTCGATACGTGCGTTTTCGTGGGCTCCGTCAAGCCGGCGAACGACGCGGGCATCGGGTACCTTCTGCCCGAGCCGACCCCGCTCGAAAGCCGCGGCTTTCCCTCCCTCGCGTCCGGGTCCGTCGCGATCGCCTCGCTGCGCGCGCAGGCCGTCGACCCCGTTTGCCCGGATGCCCGAACGATCGATGCGATCGTGAGCGACCTCGCTTCCGCCTGCGGCATCGGGGAGCGTTTCGCGTGCTCCTGCGACGAAGTCGTCGCGGCGCGCCTCGCCAGCGTCGGACTCGAACCGGAAGATTTCGCGCACGTCGCGTTCGTGCCGTTGCCCACGCAAGCGAGCGTCTTGCAGGCGGGGTCGATCGCGTTCGCCAGCGACGAGTTCGAGCGCGCGGGCCTCGGTCAAACGGCCCGGTGGATCGAGCCCGCCGTCTCCCCCTCGTCGGACCAGCGGGAGTTCAGGCTTCTGACCGATTGCCAGTCTGCGACGTTCGTCGAAGAGCTCGCTCAGACCGAGAGGCTCCAGTCGATCTCGCGGGAATGCGGGCTGGATCGCCTCTGGATGAACGTTTCCGCAGCCCGAGATCTGGGGATCGAGGACGGCGACGCGGTCACGATCTCCACCGCCGCGGCCGAAGCCTCGGAAACCTGCATCGTGCACACCACCCCGTGCATGCACCCGAAAGCCGTCATGCTGCCCTCGCTCACGAGCGCTTTCGCGACCTCGCTTGCCGCCGAGCCGGGATTCGGGACGACCGCGCGCGACGAAACGCTGGTATTCATATCGAAAGGAGGTGCCCGATGA
- a CDS encoding 4Fe-4S dicluster domain-containing protein: MTRLGMLIDTNRCISCYACRTACQSLNNLGQREAFVTYEQREAGSYPHARVETVPLQCMHCDDAPCVRVCPTGASHINENGIVSVDHGRCIGCKYCMAACPYQVRVQNEETGVVDKCRFCTASALDGATISSCVEVCPTKARIFGDLDDPESELSKAIVASNAVPLAGDLTKAKVFYAR, encoded by the coding sequence ATGACCCGCCTCGGAATGCTCATCGACACGAACCGCTGCATCAGCTGCTACGCCTGCCGCACCGCGTGCCAAAGCCTGAACAACCTGGGGCAGCGGGAGGCCTTCGTCACGTACGAGCAGCGTGAGGCAGGCTCGTACCCGCACGCCCGCGTCGAAACGGTTCCCCTCCAATGCATGCACTGCGACGATGCGCCCTGCGTGCGCGTGTGCCCCACCGGCGCCTCGCACATCAACGAGAACGGCATCGTCAGCGTCGATCACGGCCGCTGCATCGGCTGCAAGTACTGCATGGCGGCGTGCCCCTACCAGGTGCGCGTCCAAAACGAGGAGACGGGCGTCGTCGACAAATGCCGGTTCTGCACGGCCAGCGCCCTCGACGGCGCGACGATCAGCTCGTGCGTCGAAGTATGCCCCACCAAAGCGCGGATATTCGGCGATCTCGACGATCCCGAAAGCGAATTGTCCAAAGCCATCGTTGCATCGAACGCCGTTCCCCTGGCGGGCGATCTGACGAAGGCCAAAGTTTTCTATGCGAGGTGA
- a CDS encoding FAD-binding protein translates to MGKNNEHTLGRRDFLKGAAVAAAGASVMGMAGCSETGSASAAAGKRAVEPEAWDAETDVVVMGYGFAGQAAAISAAAAGSQVVIFEKAPEEHAGGNSAVCCGFLNICSGDGAAEAWKAITDGGVTDAECEAVAKASTDMPQWFSDNIVESEVVVKSGADAVRKLWGKEYPDANAVNLTIEGKGQTGGGAYLHQLCADVIKDRYADSISIRYESPVTELVYDADAREVLGVQYDEGGQAKYCKAKKAVIMACGGYEGNPQMIEDFVLTHYKQYPIGSPYNTGDGIRMVAGIGAKLRHMAAVEYGSPACLELSEKYNQAIACYNGGDTTSMIYVSQHGERFMAEDGKWPAHDKRYPYPCFEENKDTAETPNYPWWMVFDETRRTKGTLFAWSNAERNEGWAAVHNVYQWSDDNVKEVEDGVVLKADSIEELGKLMDYDDADLATFTATVEKFNADVADGGTDSAFGRAPAVSSKGDVTPVNPLNNPPYYAVQCCISYLNTNGGPARNDKWQALDWNDEPIGRLYSAGEFGSVFYHYYWGGGNVNECFASGMVAGQEANALDAWSAA, encoded by the coding sequence ATGGGGAAGAACAACGAGCATACGCTGGGACGCCGCGATTTTCTCAAGGGAGCCGCCGTCGCGGCGGCGGGCGCCTCGGTCATGGGCATGGCCGGGTGCTCGGAGACGGGAAGCGCTTCCGCCGCGGCGGGCAAGCGGGCCGTCGAGCCCGAGGCGTGGGACGCGGAGACGGACGTCGTGGTGATGGGGTACGGATTCGCCGGCCAGGCGGCCGCCATCAGCGCCGCGGCGGCAGGGTCGCAGGTGGTCATCTTCGAGAAGGCGCCCGAGGAGCATGCGGGCGGCAACAGCGCGGTGTGCTGCGGGTTCCTCAACATCTGCTCGGGCGACGGCGCGGCCGAGGCCTGGAAGGCCATCACCGACGGCGGCGTGACCGACGCCGAATGCGAGGCGGTGGCGAAGGCGTCCACCGACATGCCGCAGTGGTTCAGCGACAACATCGTGGAAAGCGAAGTGGTGGTGAAGTCGGGAGCCGACGCCGTGCGCAAGCTGTGGGGCAAGGAGTACCCCGACGCAAACGCCGTCAACCTGACCATCGAAGGCAAGGGCCAGACGGGCGGCGGCGCGTACCTGCACCAGCTGTGCGCCGACGTCATCAAGGACCGCTACGCCGATTCGATTTCCATTCGCTACGAATCGCCGGTGACCGAGCTGGTGTACGACGCCGATGCGCGCGAAGTGCTGGGCGTGCAGTACGACGAGGGCGGCCAGGCGAAGTACTGCAAGGCGAAGAAGGCCGTCATCATGGCGTGCGGCGGCTACGAAGGCAACCCCCAGATGATCGAGGACTTCGTGCTGACGCATTACAAGCAGTACCCCATCGGCAGCCCCTACAACACGGGCGACGGCATCCGCATGGTGGCGGGCATCGGGGCGAAGCTGCGCCATATGGCCGCCGTCGAGTACGGTTCGCCCGCGTGCCTCGAGCTGTCGGAGAAGTACAACCAGGCCATCGCGTGCTACAACGGCGGCGACACCACGTCGATGATCTACGTCAGCCAGCACGGCGAGCGCTTCATGGCCGAGGACGGGAAGTGGCCGGCGCACGACAAGCGCTACCCGTACCCGTGCTTCGAGGAGAACAAGGACACGGCCGAAACGCCCAACTATCCCTGGTGGATGGTGTTCGACGAGACGCGCCGCACGAAGGGAACCCTGTTCGCGTGGTCGAACGCCGAGCGCAACGAGGGATGGGCCGCCGTCCACAACGTATACCAGTGGTCCGACGACAACGTGAAGGAAGTCGAGGACGGCGTGGTGTTGAAAGCCGACAGCATCGAGGAGCTGGGCAAGCTCATGGACTACGACGACGCTGATCTGGCCACGTTCACGGCGACGGTGGAGAAGTTCAACGCCGACGTTGCCGACGGGGGCACCGACAGCGCGTTCGGCCGTGCTCCCGCCGTCTCGAGCAAGGGCGACGTCACGCCGGTCAACCCGCTGAACAACCCGCCGTATTACGCGGTGCAGTGCTGCATCTCGTATCTCAACACGAACGGCGGCCCGGCGCGCAACGACAAGTGGCAGGCGCTCGACTGGAACGACGAGCCCATCGGCCGCCTGTACTCGGCGGGCGAGTTCGGCTCGGTGTTCTACCACTACTACTGGGGCGGCGGCAACGTGAACGAGTGCTTCGCGAGCGGCATGGTGGCCGGTCAAGAGGCGAACGCCCTCGACGCTTGGAGCGCCGCGTAA
- a CDS encoding serine hydrolase, with the protein MAQHAAHARPTHRRAIIAGAAVVAVVVIGAGAAAAWSSAPAPASCGGLAPAFATALQAGIDDVRSACAVERPRTSPSPSLPQADAPSTTRASYAPALADLAALPGQMDPFAFCLDPDTADAAPSLSETSVARLQEARDAFADHGWDAGYLLVDLETGCGLAGNLDVTAYGASTFKAPYALYLCETQLDTELAALDTPCFEAPATAFMDPTDTYLYDGLASYPLGTLIADSITRSDNDSYRILRASYDAAGLPAWIADRGLPASLNDDWFPTYSTRTSGMLWLLMAQYLDGDAASATWLSGLLGQTETSFLRNALPPEATVRGKAGWYADDDPAFCGVCDAGIVSAGGRDYLVCAMSTAPFSADGQELLENLLAAAFDARDDLG; encoded by the coding sequence GTGGCACAGCATGCCGCACATGCGCGTCCGACGCACCGCCGCGCCATCATCGCAGGCGCGGCCGTCGTCGCCGTCGTCGTGATCGGCGCGGGCGCAGCGGCGGCGTGGTCGAGCGCGCCCGCGCCGGCCTCCTGCGGCGGGCTCGCACCCGCATTCGCAACCGCCCTGCAGGCCGGCATCGACGACGTGCGAAGCGCCTGCGCCGTCGAGCGCCCGCGAACGTCCCCTTCTCCGTCGCTTCCGCAGGCCGATGCCCCGTCCACGACGCGTGCGTCCTACGCCCCCGCGCTCGCCGACCTCGCGGCGCTTCCCGGGCAGATGGACCCGTTCGCCTTCTGCCTCGACCCCGACACCGCCGATGCCGCCCCGTCCCTCTCGGAGACGTCCGTCGCCCGCCTTCAGGAAGCGCGCGACGCGTTCGCCGACCATGGCTGGGACGCCGGGTACCTGCTGGTCGACCTCGAGACGGGATGCGGCCTCGCGGGCAACCTCGACGTGACTGCCTACGGTGCCAGCACGTTCAAGGCCCCGTACGCGCTCTACCTCTGCGAAACCCAGCTCGACACGGAGCTGGCCGCCCTCGACACGCCGTGCTTCGAGGCCCCGGCGACGGCCTTCATGGACCCGACCGACACGTACCTGTACGACGGCCTGGCCTCCTATCCGCTGGGCACGCTCATCGCCGACAGCATCACCCGATCCGACAACGACTCCTACCGCATCCTGCGCGCGTCCTACGATGCGGCCGGGCTTCCCGCATGGATCGCCGATCGAGGGCTGCCAGCCAGCCTGAACGACGACTGGTTCCCCACATACAGCACGCGCACGTCGGGCATGCTCTGGCTCCTCATGGCGCAGTATCTCGACGGCGACGCTGCGTCGGCGACGTGGCTGTCCGGGCTGCTCGGACAAACGGAAACATCGTTTCTGCGCAACGCCCTTCCCCCGGAAGCGACCGTGCGCGGAAAAGCCGGGTGGTACGCGGACGACGACCCGGCTTTCTGCGGCGTATGCGATGCGGGCATCGTGAGCGCGGGCGGGCGCGACTACCTCGTGTGCGCCATGAGCACCGCGCCGTTTTCAGCGGACGGCCAGGAACTGCTCGAGAACCTGCTGGCCGCCGCCTTCGACGCCCGTGACGATCTTGGGTGA
- a CDS encoding helix-turn-helix transcriptional regulator, whose amino-acid sequence MAEPSMLERSQSRSRMSLLAAAFPCFGLWTMHTWILWLNSNKPYPSGSGDSWFSLYLAQSVFLIVMAIAFRRAEKPNRTRMQASDVVLTAIGCATTALYAVGSSAVAFPPLLSGAVVALGGVCLGWGYLRWGVFYSGLALRNALGCIFAACILGAVAKSIITALPAEAGTAAACCLPLLSTMFLTRSFKRQQPLPTTDIRYTAETFGSLWKVFACVAAYAFVYTFIGGLPSMYDNPLPNASLLGHVIEVAVSLLILWWVIVKRRSVSFAQLWRGIMLLIGAMLVLSVFEPTAGLQAMCSTSISYLVVVFLWLLLSDIAHHSNLHPYVVFGLGWLAYTLPNYLGRLLGSSGLVAPAMTPTLALVLLFAIMIALSLLLDYRDPTMQRIFSDLDESSPAPHDFALIDERCAAIGKQHDLTVREIEVMQLLCKGRSKAYIAETLFIAENTVRGHARRLYAKLDVHSKKELQELIDV is encoded by the coding sequence ATGGCTGAACCGTCGATGCTCGAACGGTCGCAGAGCCGATCCCGGATGTCGCTGCTCGCGGCGGCGTTTCCGTGCTTCGGGTTGTGGACCATGCATACGTGGATACTGTGGCTCAACTCGAACAAGCCGTACCCGTCGGGGAGCGGCGACTCATGGTTCTCCCTGTACCTGGCCCAGTCCGTGTTCCTCATCGTGATGGCCATCGCGTTTCGTCGAGCCGAGAAGCCGAACCGCACGCGCATGCAAGCCTCGGACGTCGTGCTCACCGCCATCGGCTGCGCCACCACGGCCCTCTACGCCGTCGGGTCGAGCGCAGTGGCGTTCCCTCCGCTCCTGAGCGGAGCCGTCGTGGCCCTCGGCGGCGTTTGCCTGGGATGGGGCTACCTGCGGTGGGGCGTGTTCTACAGCGGTCTGGCCCTGCGCAACGCGCTCGGCTGCATTTTCGCCGCCTGCATCCTGGGAGCGGTTGCGAAGTCGATCATCACGGCGCTGCCCGCCGAAGCCGGCACCGCGGCCGCATGCTGCTTGCCGCTGCTGTCGACGATGTTTCTAACCCGCTCGTTCAAGCGGCAGCAGCCTCTTCCCACCACCGACATCCGCTACACCGCGGAAACGTTCGGGTCGCTTTGGAAGGTGTTCGCCTGCGTGGCCGCCTATGCGTTCGTCTACACCTTCATCGGCGGGCTGCCCAGCATGTACGACAACCCGCTGCCCAACGCATCGCTGCTGGGCCACGTCATCGAAGTGGCCGTGTCGCTGCTCATCCTCTGGTGGGTCATCGTCAAACGTCGCTCGGTCAGCTTCGCGCAGCTGTGGCGGGGCATCATGCTGCTCATCGGGGCGATGCTCGTGCTCAGCGTGTTCGAGCCCACGGCCGGCCTGCAAGCCATGTGCTCCACGAGCATATCCTACCTGGTGGTGGTGTTCCTCTGGCTGCTGCTCTCAGACATCGCCCACCACAGCAACCTGCACCCCTACGTCGTGTTCGGCCTGGGCTGGCTCGCGTACACGCTGCCGAACTACCTGGGGAGGCTGCTGGGCTCGAGCGGCCTCGTCGCGCCGGCCATGACCCCCACGCTCGCCCTCGTGCTGCTGTTCGCCATCATGATCGCGCTCAGCCTGCTGCTGGACTATCGCGACCCCACCATGCAGCGCATCTTCTCCGACCTCGACGAGTCGAGCCCGGCGCCGCACGACTTCGCCCTCATCGACGAGCGCTGCGCGGCCATCGGAAAGCAGCACGACCTCACCGTCCGGGAGATCGAGGTCATGCAGCTGCTGTGCAAGGGGCGCAGCAAAGCCTACATCGCTGAAACGTTGTTCATCGCCGAGAACACGGTGCGCGGCCACGCGCGGCGCCTGTACGCCAAGCTCGACGTGCACAGCAAGAAGGAGCTGCAGGAACTCATCGACGTCTGA
- the nrfD gene encoding NrfD/PsrC family molybdoenzyme membrane anchor subunit, translating into MSYEPVWGGIIAWYLFLAGLGGGAFVASAYLRWKHPEAVNMRRAGHLIAPAVVIAGLLLLMLDAEAGLHNPLRFALLLSNFGSVMSWGVVFLAGFTLVALAVAVLDILKKAVPKALEIAGVALGLCVAVYTGALLGVANTFPLWNNALLPILFLVSALSTGMAAVMLYGALARPDEFARVESLKRTHFALPLIELLLVASLLFITDFNSSAGSASVSSLLVGDYALPFWIAFLAVGLVAPAAIEAWSMLGASDAFERSTQGRVAAAGSEIGVLVGGWVLRYLLIVAALPLVLVS; encoded by the coding sequence ATGTCTTATGAACCTGTATGGGGCGGCATCATCGCGTGGTACTTGTTCCTGGCCGGACTGGGCGGCGGAGCGTTCGTCGCGTCGGCGTACCTGCGATGGAAGCACCCCGAAGCCGTCAACATGCGACGAGCCGGGCACCTGATCGCCCCGGCCGTGGTCATCGCGGGCCTGCTGCTGCTCATGCTCGACGCCGAGGCCGGCCTGCACAATCCGCTGCGATTCGCCCTCCTGCTGTCCAATTTCGGATCGGTCATGAGCTGGGGCGTGGTCTTCCTGGCCGGATTCACGCTCGTCGCCTTGGCGGTGGCGGTGCTCGACATCCTGAAGAAGGCGGTGCCGAAGGCGCTTGAGATCGCGGGCGTCGCGCTCGGCCTGTGCGTTGCCGTGTACACCGGCGCGCTGCTCGGCGTCGCGAACACCTTCCCGCTCTGGAACAACGCGCTGCTGCCCATCCTCTTCCTCGTGTCGGCGCTATCCACGGGCATGGCCGCGGTCATGCTGTACGGGGCTCTCGCGCGCCCCGACGAGTTCGCCCGCGTGGAGTCCCTGAAGCGAACCCACTTCGCGCTGCCGCTCATCGAGCTGCTGCTGGTGGCTTCGCTGCTGTTCATCACCGACTTCAACTCCAGCGCGGGATCGGCCTCGGTCTCCAGCCTGCTCGTCGGAGACTACGCGCTCCCCTTCTGGATCGCCTTCCTGGCCGTCGGCCTGGTGGCGCCCGCCGCCATCGAAGCCTGGTCGATGCTCGGGGCGTCCGACGCGTTCGAGCGCAGCACGCAAGGCCGCGTCGCGGCAGCCGGGTCGGAAATCGGCGTGCTGGTGGGAGGCTGGGTGCTGCGCTACCTCCTCATCGTCGCCGCGCTCCCCCTCGTGCTCGTCAGCTAA